The genome window TGTCAGTATTAGTTTCAACAACTAACTTGACAAAAGTCTTCTCATCTGCACCTGTCAAAGAATGAAACATGGGTCTAAACTTGGCTGTATAGCACTTAATTGATTCGGGAAACTTAGCTTTAGCCTCCTCTTCTGTTAAGCCAACTGTAGCTGCTTCCGGCTGCGAAAATACTGCTGATGCAACATTTTCGTGACTGATCGATCTGGGGTTATTACCAAATTCAGTATCGGCAAAAGCACGGCCTTCAGCGATCGCAACTGGTGTTAAATTAATCCGGTTGGTGCAATCTCCGACTGCAAAAATGTGCGGCTGGCTGGTGCGGCTGTCTTTGGTAACAGCGATCGCACCTTTATCGGTTTCTACTCCCGCATTTTCTAAACCCAATTTTTCTAAATTAGGCTGACGCCCGGTAGCGCACAACAGCGCATCTACTATTAGCGTTCCTTCGGATTTTCCCGACAGAGTTAATTTTAAACCTTCTGGGGTTTTCTCAATCTGCTCGATCGAGCTTTCTGTCAAAATGTTTATTCCGTGCTTAATCATTCCTTCTTGCACGTTAGCGCGAATTTCTTCGTCGAAGTAGTGCAGAATGCGATCGCGCCGGATGATTTGAGTTACTTGGCTTCCCAACCCGTTCATAATGCAGGCAAATTCGACGCCGATGTAGCCGCCACCCCAAATGGCTAACCGTTTTGGCTGTTCTTTTAGCAGGAAAATTTCGCGAGAAGTAATGGCGTGTTCGATACCAGGAATATCGATTCTGTGAGCTTCGCCGCCGACTGCAATTAAGATTTTGGCCGCCGTGATTTTTCTGTCACCAACTTCGACAGTGTGGGGGTCAATAAATTTGGCGTATCCTGAGATCAATTCGACTCCGGCTTTTTCAAGAAAGCTGATGTGCAGTTTGCTGAGTCGGCGCACTTCTGTGTCTACGGTGGTGACGAGTTTTTCCCAGTCAAAGCTGCTTTCTACTGGACTCCAGCCGTAGCCCACCGCATCTTCATAAAGGTGCGAAAATGTTGAGGCGTAAACCATCAGTTTTTTGGGAACACAGCCGCGAATTACGCAGGTTCCGCCTACTAAATCATTTTCGGCGATCGCCACTTTTGCTCCGTAGGATGCTGCTCGCTTGGAACTCGCCAATCCGCCGGAACCCGCACCTATCACAAACAAGTCGTAATCGTATGTCATAATTGTGTTTACCAAAAATCTCTAACTTACCAAGTTTTCGCTTAACTTTTCTTAATCATAGCTCAAAAATTTTGCCTTTGAGTCCTTTTGAGCGTTACATACACAGCTATTTGAAGGGTAAAACAACGGGGGACGAGCCGATCTTTGGCTATCCTACAGCCCCGCAATGCCATGTGTGATGAAAAGTTTAACCGTATAAGAGCCGGTAGCGTCACTCCACCCTACTTGCTTGCTGCTATTGTCAGCTTCGTTAACTCTGCTGCTGCTGTGACTCGGTAGATTGAGCTGGCTCTGTATTCTGCTCCTTTGACGCTGTATCATCGGGTTTTTGGATTTGCTTGAGATGAATCTCATTCACCTGATTGATAAAGTTTTCTATTGCCATTTTTTTCATTTGTTGATATTGGGCTTCGTCGGCTACATCGTAGCAACGATAAGCTGGAGTCACTCCTAATACAAATTTCTCCTGTTCCGCTTCTAACAATTCCACAGTCGTGTTAGCAGCAATCCAATTCTCCTGAAAAGGAAAGGAGGTAACTATACTGGCGACTATGGAGGCGACAGCGGGACAAATTACGGGCAGCCACTTGAGCAAAGATTGACCTGGTTCCAATTTGTCTACCAATACTAAAATTGGTGTTACTCCCGATAAAACAACGGTTGCCAATTGGAAAGTATAGTAAATATTTCTCGAAGTCTCTCGAGTTTTTTTATAATCGTCAATCAACTCCTGGCAATATAGTAAAGCCTTTTCTCTCACCGGGGTGATCGGATTGTTATCCGAAACATTATCCGGGTTTAAGAGATAATTATATAGTTCAGCTTTTCTTCGGATCTCTAACTGATTAGCACTATTCCTAGACTTTTGATCCAATTGTCTATTGG of Oscillatoria nigro-viridis PCC 7112 contains these proteins:
- the gor gene encoding glutathione-disulfide reductase; amino-acid sequence: MTYDYDLFVIGAGSGGLASSKRAASYGAKVAIAENDLVGGTCVIRGCVPKKLMVYASTFSHLYEDAVGYGWSPVESSFDWEKLVTTVDTEVRRLSKLHISFLEKAGVELISGYAKFIDPHTVEVGDRKITAAKILIAVGGEAHRIDIPGIEHAITSREIFLLKEQPKRLAIWGGGYIGVEFACIMNGLGSQVTQIIRRDRILHYFDEEIRANVQEGMIKHGINILTESSIEQIEKTPEGLKLTLSGKSEGTLIVDALLCATGRQPNLEKLGLENAGVETDKGAIAVTKDSRTSQPHIFAVGDCTNRINLTPVAIAEGRAFADTEFGNNPRSISHENVASAVFSQPEAATVGLTEEEAKAKFPESIKCYTAKFRPMFHSLTGADEKTFVKLVVETNTDRVLGVHMVGKDAGEIIQGMAIAVNMGATKKDFDATIGIHPSTAEEFVTLR
- a CDS encoding DUF4231 domain-containing protein, translated to MTTSADTNQTEISNTVSSSPQMLSFLKIVEYLSIAAFVGAGILTRVFPDNQLIFILGSVFLSSFIFLFLTNRQLDQKSRNSANQLEIRRKAELYNYLLNPDNVSDNNPITPVREKALLYCQELIDDYKKTRETSRNIYYTFQLATVVLSGVTPILVLVDKLEPGQSLLKWLPVICPAVASIVASIVTSFPFQENWIAANTTVELLEAEQEKFVLGVTPAYRCYDVADEAQYQQMKKMAIENFINQVNEIHLKQIQKPDDTASKEQNTEPAQSTESQQQQS